The Lineus longissimus chromosome 6, tnLinLong1.2, whole genome shotgun sequence sequence GGTCACAATAACTTTTCTGTAAAATTGAAAAGATACAAGCATTCGATATCAAACTGACATTTCATTAAAATTGAGTACACATTTCGCACAATTTATAGGTTCAATTCCAAAGGGGCTGTGTTCTTTTTTGCGCTTTACAATTGAGTTAATGTCCAGTGTGTGTGCTGCATTAAATTGAAACTAAAACATGGTCTGTTTTCAAGACCTTCAGATCATACCACATAAATATAATCATTATAATATCTACAAGGGAAACCTTCCCCTCTTTTCTGTATCTGGTCCGGAACACCTCCCAATAATTTCCAGAAACCATAACAAACCTAATGTCTGAATTGTCCATAGAATCGATTCTATATCTCCAATTTATACAGAGAACATTGTAAAGTCTTACATACACACTATAGCACAAGTTGTTACGTTACAAAACCGCTTGTCATCAACTACCTTCTTTGATTCTGGCCAAGGCCGACCAACACAAGCTTAGTCCCTATTAACAACAACTTTCCCTTATTCAAATGTGGCCACTCCTAGTCCCACTGGCAAAAGTATGCATCCTAAATAAGAGGATTACATACATTTCCAAACAGGAAGCCATGTTGCGCTGCCTTACAATTCCTTCCCCCTTTCCTCCGTGTCCACTCATCAGCATTAAGCTACTTCTGATTCCAGCAATTGTTTGTGCGCTTGATCTTACAATACTGAGCTTTTTCGAGACCAACATTCAAGAATCCATTTCTAAAACGTTTTGCTCTTCTCGAATCCACTTCAAGAGGTTAACATGAACTGCAGTGACTCTCGTCTAACCCCATTTCTGCAGTATTTTATTGAAGTCTTCCATAGCGCTGATGTCAGACCAAACATCGCGTCTCGACAAGTACACTATATATTGCCACATTGTTCAAAAACCTCCCACTGAGTTTGCCAAACACTTTCTACATAAATTAACAATGATCCGAGCTGAACTAAATTCAAATATATTCGCCATCTGCCTAGAAATATatctgtcgtctgctcacaGAGAATGAATTTGTCACAAAGTACATGTTTATCTACACTGACCATTATTTATGTACACACCGACGAAGTCCAAGATGCAAATTCAACGCATCAGAAATTAAATTGCTCATTCGCATCCTTTGCAGCCGCATTTTCGAATAACGGGCATCTGCCGGATATAGTTAGTTCCATTGTCACAGAAAACACGCACTCGCCtcgttttgatcttttttgccTTACAACAGGAGTTGCCACACGTCCCGTGGCAACGACGATGACGGATCTTCGAACGAGATTTGCAGCCAGTCTTTGGGTCGATATAGATTTCTTTGTATTCCATTGCTTTGCAATTCGGCTCTGAAAGATGAGAAAGCAAGGTGTCACTGTCATTTCAAATAAGGAAAACTAAGTGCAAAACACTTGATGCACTTCCTTACATGCCATTTGATTGACTAGGGTTTTCTACTGCGCCAGTTGCGCTGATGATGAAACACCATCTTCCTACTGATTCCACACTTCACCGATGCTTGTCCAATTCTTCAAATTTCAGGCAAGTCACTTGACATTTATTGCTTTGTCCTTTAAATGCCACCGAACAACTTTTATTCTATGCCAGCAAGAAGCCAGATATCTTGCAGGCTGTAGTAGGCTTCTATACTCCCTGTCAGAAGATGAAATCACAAGGCTAATAAACTTAATTGGTTCCCGACTGTAGTGGCATGTAACAAACACTCAAAACAGCAATGCTAAAGAAGAAGTACAAAGAACCATCAACATACCAATTTCACAGAATTGTCCAGAATAGCCCCTTCTACATGAACATGTGTAGCTCTTGCCGTTGTCCCGACATTTGCCGTACTTGCACCTGTGAGCTTTGCAGGGGTCGGGATTATCGAACACAGGACATCCTGGGGTCATCTTATGCTGGAGTTTCGCATTCACAAAATCGACCAGGCGGCCGCCGATATACACTTTCTTCAAACAACCTGAAAAGGCAAAATTGTCTCAGAATGATCACAGCTGTTTTGCCTAGAGCAAGATACTCAACGCAAAATTGCTTCagcctttgaatgagacataaacCTCTCTTTTTACCTGGTGATATTTGCAAGGGCAAGAAAAGGCCCCACCAAGTTGGGAACATGAGTAGCTTAtgatggactctacctctgtcTGAAGATGAAAATACTAGGCCATTAATCCCAACTGGCGCCTGACCATAGTGGAAGGCAAAAATGCTCAACCCGCCTTGGagggaatactccctggagagtAACAGTAACACCTTAAAGTGTAGAGGAAACACTGAAGATGAAGTACTAAGTGACTAGAACATTGTACAATGACATCAGAAAGACAAGTGTGACTCTCCTTAAAGTTCACAGATGACATCATGGCACTCCAACCAGCTTACCCTTTAAACTATCTCCATCTCTGATATGCCATTTCTTCAGCGCCCGTGCTTTTACGACATTTGGCAGCCCACCAATATAAGTCGGCTCGTCGTCCAATTCCAAATACTCATTCTTCCCCTCATTGATAATTGTACGCGACCTCCCACCATCAATCATTAAAGTAACATTGGTCTTTATAAGCGATATCTCAACAGTATGGAATTCACCGTCATCAACCGTTTCATAGCTAAACATTGTTGAGACGGGGTAATTTCCAACGTCGTAACTGATTCGGATTCTGCCTCGGAAAAGTTCAATAGCGATATGTTTCTCCTTGCCGTGGTAAAGTAAGATTCCAGTTCCCTGTTTTGTGGCCAGGACGAACGTGAGATTAGTTCCAGGTTTCACCATCAGGGCGCCGAGCTGTGCGTATGCGTTCTTCTGTCTGAAGCTGATGCTGGTTAGCTTCTCGCACTTCTTCCCATCaaaacctgaagaagaaaaacatgaatTGAAACAAGTATGTGGTGAGGCTTATGAACCTTTTTTCCTCCATAACATATCACTCTGACACACtttgattacatgtatcattgatTTGCCAGTATTATTCTGGTGACCCACCCGACAAACAGTGATTTGAACTTGGGGCCAGGGTGCTCCACTTTGCTTTTGTCTAGGTGGAGCAGCAGGAAAACGATGCCAGTATTATTCTGGTGACCCACCCGACAAACAGTGATTTGAACTTGGGGCCAGGGTGCTCCACTTTGCTTTTGTCTAGGTAGAACAGCAGGAAAACGATGACTAAATTCATGGAGTTCATAATGGTTTTCTGTAAGAGCACTGGACAGACtttgctgccccccccccccccgcacaaaACTGAACTGAAGTCTATAATGGTGTCTGAATATGGTCGGAGCACCCAATCAAAGAGTGTAGTGGTGGAAAACACGGTGTAATCAACTTGATTTGGGTTCTTTTGGAAGAAAACATAACAAACTATAGAAACGTACCAGGTGAACACTTGCAGGCATATTCTTTTGATCCCTTTGGTTGGTAGCAGACGCCTCCATTTTGACAGTCGTGGTTTTGACATGGAGCTGGCCCATCTCCCACTGCATACACCACTGGTGCCACCGGAGCAATCTCACAATATTTTCCAGCGAATGCGTCGGGGCAGACGCACGAGTAGCTGCTAACGCCGTCGACACACGTTGCACCATTTTGGCAGCTGTGTTCCTGGCAGTCGTCGATGTCTTCCGTGCAGTTTTTGCCGTTGTAACCGGATGAGCAGATACATCTAGAATGCAAAGTCATtccagaaatgagaaaatcagtACCACTTCTTGAAGAGATGACATCTTCAATTGTTTAAAGCAAACTGTCAACAAGATTTGGCCAAGCTTTGAAACGCTGAGAGGAACCTCGAAATGAACTATTCTGTATTTTATCTCATGATATTTGACATTCTAATAGTTGTCAGCTGACTGAATGCTATTTGAAGTTGGTGTGATATGTCTTCAATCAGTGGTTTTGTCGGAGTCCTTCTTCTCAACGAAAATGGTCTTGGTATCCTGGCAAACTAAAATAATCAGCAATTTTAGGGCTTTGCAAATTATCTTGTTTATAATATTAGGCGGGAagttgtttgatgaaacttaCTTGTAGTCATTGCCGAGATCGATACATTCAGCACCCAACTTACAGGGGTTGAAGTCTGTACAGAAGTTAATCTGGTCACTACAATATATACCTGTAACAAAAATCAAATAACATGCAGCAACAAAATATGGAATGAACTGCAATTCAGGGATTTCAAAATTCGAATTTGGGGAGACTTGGAAGGGCTTAATTGGACAGTAATCAGAAATTTCTGACAAGTGATCTTTTTGTCGCATATGAGAGTGATTATAATTGCAGTCTGTGgtgatttaaattgcttgtttgcgcaGCACCTTATATTCATCTTAGAGACAAATAAAAGCCTTTAAGACGTGTTAAATCTGGGAAATAATCCTATTTTCTGAAGTGAAAGCAAAAGATCAGTAAGCAATCGAGCCTTACCGCTAAACCCTTGCGGGCATGAGCAGGCGTAATTGTTCACAAGGTCGACGCAGGTGGCGTTGTTTTCACACTTGTGACCAAAACAGTCATTGATGTTCGTCTCACAGCGATCACCTTCAAAGCCGTTGGGACAGTTGCAGCTAGAAAACGAAGATGGATAAATTCAGAGACTATGATCTGCATTTAACACATTCAGAAATAAATGACTGTAAAGCAAATTCAAAAAGCTTACTTCCTCAAAAGTTGCCCCAGGGATACAAAAGCTACACTGGCAATATGAAATTAATAGGCTTTGCCTCTATTCATAACTTGAGGCACTTCCTGATCCATAACAACTCGATTTGAGATGAAGTCAGAATGGTAGTCAGAAAGGTGTGCAACCTCTCGATTATCTCACCCGAATCGTCCGTAATCATTGACCACCTCACAAGTACCGCCATTCTCACATGGGTTACCATAGCAGGCATCGATCTCGTTCTCGCAGTCATGGCCGTGATAACCCGGGGTGCATTCACACGTGTACTTCTTAAAGCCGGTCAGGGTACAGGATGCACCATTCTTGCAAGGATCCGTGTAGCAGATGTTACACTTGGCAAGGACGTAGTCTTCTGGTGGATCTGAAAGGACAATATTCAATACTGTCACAGACTTCCCAGGGGAAAATTGGGCAGAAAGCGCTGTCCATGCACAGATTGTCAATATCTGTTGCTCAAGCAACCTAATGACTCAACCTCCCTTGTGTCTTATCAATGAGAAACCTACCATTGCACTGGAAGTATTTGGATTCTGTCGTAAGCATGAGTTTCTCCAACATGTTGGCTGGGCCGGCACATGAGGCGATTCCAGGTTCCTTGTAGTCCTTCTTCACCCAGTCAGACAGCCATTTCAGGTTACAGTCGCAGTAGAGTGGGTTACCGCCAAGGGCACTGAAACAAGAAGAAGTAGCAGTTTTTAAGAATGCCATCTGAGGCTAATGTCCATAGAGATATGCCATTTAGCCAGGACCGCCTAAGGTGATTGTTTCTAAGAGATATGCAATTGAGTCAGGACCAATGGAGTGGCCAATAAATGAAACGATTCATATTTCTATCATGAAGGTATGAAACCAGCTTGAATATGCGTGGTAAGGTTGGAAGAAAGCATGTTTCTTATAATCTGTTGGTAGTACCCAATGCAATCAGGGGTGATTTTTTTTCCGTTGTGACAGTGACGGATTCTCAGTTGAATTTTGCAACCATGCCTTGAGGCGTGAATCTACTTCTTTAAGGGAAGATCTTGTAATACTTACATATGAGTTAGAGCCACTAAGTCTTTAAAGGAACCATATGGGATGGTAGAAAGTTCATTACCATGAAGAGACCTGCAAAGCAGATTATCCAACAGTCAGAATTACAGACCTATATACTCAAACAATACCATTATAGAATTATAGATGAGATTAAATAGAATATCACTCGAAAACACCCGGGGTTTTAGTTTTGGGCCATATTCCTTATTGCGGtgttaggtgagacaaccaatgcctccAGTTTGGTATAAATTCCTTTTAACAAGCCAAACATCCAATATTTCTGTCTCCTTCTAGTTAATAACAGATTTAGTGAAGTATAACTAAGAGGTCCTGCTCTGAACTATTTACAGATATATACTGAATCAGGAGGGCTGCATGTTGAACATTTATAAGACTGCTATTGGAGAATTATGAGACAGTGTATTACATTTGAAATTATATACTCACAAAACACGCAATTGTTTGAGACCTTCAAAACTCGTCTTATCAAGACACTGGAGTTTGTTGTAGCTCAGAATGCTGAAAAAAAGAAGCAGACGTCATTTCATACTTTATTCAAGAAGATCTACATTGCATATATAAATGTACCAATACTTCAAATACCAAATTTCTGCAAATGATAACTCAACTGTACTATGATGATGTTTATTTCCATTTCCTAGAGAAAATCCAATGAATATGAACGGTACGTAAATCAAGGATATCTTGACGTAAGAAGGATAAAGACAATGCAAGTTGATTTCAagatttgaaattgacatgcCTCTAACTCTCTATCTTGCCTTGAAGGTAAACCTGAGTCATGTAGCCAAGAGCCCTAAATGATTTCTAAACTATTGTACTTACAGAGTATGCATTGTTGTCTGGTTAGAAAAGACCCTGGCTGTTAACGACTGGATTTTGTTGCTGCTCAAATCACTGCAAGGGAGAGAAATGATGAATGAGGAGCATAACAGTTGAATTTAACGTTTAAGCCAATATAAGGGTGAACAGACTGTATCATATCTGTTGGGTCCATTTACTTACATGCTCTGTAACTTGGTAAGTCTTGAGAATGTTTCTGCGGGAATCTCAGTAATATCATTCACATCGAGGTAGCTGAAAATAAGACAATCAAAATTTCAGAGTCAGTTTAAAAAAGATTCATATTGATTAAGTCATTCATCGAGGCAGGTCTAGCAGATAATAATAACATGAGTATACACCCTTTCTCCAGTATTCAGTCCCACTATGCACTGCATTCATTGGAAACTATGCTCATAAGACAGCTACTGCTGCCGCAAAAAGTTACCGGTACTAAAATAGTGATGGATACTTAGAAATGCTTAACGTGAAAAAGAAACCTAAGAGAATATACAACTTACAGTTCAGTTGTATCAAGTGGAATATCCTTGGGTATCTCTGTAAACTTCTGCCTGCTGCATCGGACGGCCGTACCAGAACACTTGCATTTAGGAGGACAGTATGCTCGACGATCGCAGGTGTTCTCAACATTTGTGACAGCGTCCTTCGTACAGCAAGGTGCAGGGCCAGGGTGACAGCCTAGCTCATTGGTCGGCACTGAAATAAACGAAGATTGAATCGATTATGCTATTTCATTACTTTAGGACTTGCGGGGTACTGATTGTCCAGGGTGTTACTGGCGTCTTCTGGTATTGAGACATCCTTTTCTTCAGGTACACAAATGATAAAGAAGCACAACCATAACAGCACTTACTATCACAAGTGAAGTCCTGCATCTTCAAATCCTGAATGGGGATGTCCTTGAGGAATTGTGGGGCCGTACACCTGGGGTTGCCCGTGACGATCTTCTTGCCCTTCAGCCAGTCAGCCAGCCATCCGAGATGACAGTTACAATTCAAAGGATTAGAGAGGAGATTCATGGTGGTCAGATGCTTGAGTCTCTCGAAGGAACCTTTCATGATACAACGGATCTGGTTGTCATAAAGAGACCTGGAAATGGAAAGCAATCCCTTGATGATGTTTCAACAAAACTGAAGCAACACATTACACTTTCAGTCCGACCCAGGACGATCAATTCCCAAGCTTGCCATGAATTTGGCAGGCCTTCCAACCAGCCGAGATGTTCTTTCCCGGGAAggtttctcaatattttatcagAATATGTTGATAAAAACATGCAGTTTCACTTACAGAAGTCTGAGTTCTTTCAGATCAGTTAGAGTATCATTGTTGATGCAGGAAATCTTGTTGCTTCTCAACATTCTGGAATGGAAATATAAAAATATCTTTCAAGTCAGAATGAAGTGAATCTTAATGACattccaaatttcaaattttgaaataaagttcagAATGCAAAGAAGTAAATACAGccaattcttcttcttcctctgcaTTCTCTGTCTAGATGTTTTTGTGCATTTTGTCAGGATGTGGTTGACAGTCATTGACTCAGCGGTGCAGGGCAAAGGTCGTACTCTCCAATTCCAAACTTGTGGTGCACTAGTGTTGAAGTCTGCAGTGGTCAGTTCGAAGGCGGAATACGATGACGGGGTTGATTTAACAACAGGATAATGGCTTTGGGATTTTCACTTGTTACACTggcttttcattttcaaagcaaaCGGTAGGTCGGCCATTGACTGAGGCTTTAACTGACAGCTCCCCTTCTGATGCCTATCATCACAAGAAACCACTACTTACAAAGTCCTGATCCTCGTAAGGCCCTTGAACATGGCACTGTTAAGAGTTGAAAGGCGATTCTCAGTCAGGGTGCTGGAAAAAATTTGATCATGAGCTTAGAATGATGCAGAGATTAAATCCGCAGAGAAAGACTGACAAGAGGTACTCGTATGTGTAAATTGGCAAGAAAGTGAAAGTGTTGATAATACTGTTGCCACAATGTGGTTAAATAGTCCCTGAACTCCTGTCATACTTACACTTCTTGTAGATTATCTGCCCCCAAGAAAGCTCCCTCTTCGATTGTGTCAATCTTGTTGTTCTTCATATTTCTGTAAAAGCATGTAAATTAGATTAGGATTCAACGAAGGTGCTCTTGTTTCTCTAACCTGGGACCATTCCTAAAAATCCACATGGTTGTTCAATGCTATTCAACATGCTGAAATTGgatagacaatgggtgatatgaataaagactagcaaatgcttttatctaaaactccatgtacatttacaccagacctttctgtacaaaattgaagtaaaagcatttgctagacgttattcatatcagccatggGTTGGGGACATTATTTTGTtcgttggtcatggtcatctaatgacaagtaatgcAAGTCTGATCTTTTAAGCATTCATTGATTGTTATTTTAAATAAACTAACTTACAATTTTACAAGGTTTTTCAGCCTTGTGAAAACACCATTATTTTCAATCTTGGTTATTTCATTATCAGCTAATGACCTGGAAGGAGAagggtttcaaaattaaaggaAACATCATTGGCAATCTTTGTTACAAATATTACAGTTAGAAAATCATTAGTTGCTGTCTTCACTACCAAACTGACTCTGATAGGCCCCTTATTTTTCAACTCTACGTTACTCGGATACCAAATCCAGTCATATTTCCCCAGACTCTTGTTACAGAAGGTACATGTTGTATGTATACCAGAAATAGGGGTtggaatgaaatacatgtatatgtatatgccAGAAAAGGGGTTGGGGTTTCAGATTGCTGACACCCGCTGGAGGGGTCTATCAATCACTCCAGGTACAAGGGTGCTCTACACGTTCAATTGAGGGTTCAAATTCTAAACATCTTTTCCCTTGACAACACTGAGCGCCAAAATTTATCACACTTCAATCCCAAGCTCTGTGATTTATTCTAGGTTGCATATAGTGTCTGTGAACAGCTCTATAGAATGGGCTACTTACAGTTCAGTGGCGTATGAGGGGATGTCAGCCGGCACTCGAATCAGACGCTTGCCTGAACAGTCCACAAGTGTTCCCCTGCAGTTGCACATCTTAGGACAGTCATTCTCCATGTTACAGGAACCAGCATTCTTGGTCTTGGTCATCTCACTACCTGAAAATGTCAGAAGATAGAATACAGTTTGTGGCAAGTCAATCTATAGCCAACATGGCAGCAGGCCATATCTCAAACGTGGAGCCAATTTGGCCAAACATCTGTATGATGATCAATATCAACCATGATAATATTCTGTATTGTAAGGTGATACAGTTAATAGGAAAAGGCTTTCCACTCTTATTaacaaattttgaagaaacGAAGGGATCTCATCACTTGACGAAATTCATGCAGTAGTTAGGGATTACATCACGCTCTCGAAGAAGGCTTATACAATTTCAACCCATATATTCACAGAACCACAAATATGCTGACTTTCGTAGAGCAAGATTTATAACAATCTATTTTATGCACACAAAAAGCACATTAAACAACACTTAGATTGACTCGATGAACATTTTGAAGTGCACAAAAAGTTATGAGATACAAAGATGTAGCATCTCATGGGTAATGGGGAACCAGTGTGAGTAACGGTGCTCACTAGTTAGTGAAATTAGTTATTCAAGTTAATTAGGTTCTACTGAGTTCAGGGTGCGGGAGCTTAACTTTACTCACTTGTTGAAGGATTATTCACCTTGCAACATTCATGATGGCCATGATGGCCTAAAGATCATTTTGCAAACTGATTGATTCATAGCGCAAACCAGAATCTCAgttaaattttatataaaacctGGTTGATCTTTTGATTCTGTATCtctttgaaaaagtgtcaaataCACGAAACGTCGAGAATACGTAGATCGTTGCTTGTGTTTTATTCACTATAATCTAAAGATCATTTTGTCCACCTAACACAAGAGAGGGTGCTGGTTAGAGTCCTTGACAATTCAGGCTAAAAACTCAGGTGTTCTATGTCTGTGGCTTGGAACAGAAAGCTATAAGGTCCGTTGTATTTGGGGTCTATTCCAGGGCAACTTAAAGACCCTGCATGGGTTGACAGCAGCCCGTAGTGCACTTCTATACGCATCGGCCAACAGGCTAATGCCTTTGCCATAACCACAATTTTACAACTACACTAAACAACAACACATGACCACATGGAAAATTTCCCCTGCCTTCAAGAAGAGAACAAAACATTTGTACAAATACATCAAATGCCTAAATACACTTTTTACAAGACACAGAAAAAAATCGGAAGAAAATTTTGTGTGTTGGCAATTGCGGCAGCAAATTTACCCGCTGATggaatctttgccaaatcaaaTTCAATGCATGCAGCAAAGTTGAAAATATAAGTAAGAAAACCTGCTGACAAAGCAAGCATATTTCTGTTAAAGAAAGCAGTGATAATTTTCCACAGGCCAAGCAAACCACAAAAACTTATTCCTAACAGCAGAAAATTACAGATTTTTAAAGCAAATTTCAAGATCTACAAATCAAAGTTTTTGGCTATGACAATTTGCGGATACAGTTCGAATTTCAAACTTCATGTAACCATAATGTTAGTAGTCACCAAAGTTTTGGATCAGCCAATTTCAGCATGTAGTTCCAATCTTAATGTTACCAAGATCAAGATGTTATCAAAGTTTTGGATGAGCCAATTTCAAGATCAATTTATCTCCAATTAGCTGCTGTTAGTAATAAGCTATTGAGCAAACCTTGAAGCAGCAGCTGCATGGTGGACAAGAAGCGCACAAGCTGAACTAATATTAACCTTTACATTTGAATTTGCCATGGCGGATTTGTCCGATCTTTTTCCGTTGCATTCGTTTGGGTTCCTCACAGCGGGCACCACTTGTCTCGATCGGATGGCTGTGGAGGTATTCAGAGAGCCAGCGAAGGTTGCAGTCGCAGATGAAGGGATTTCGAGCAAGATGACTGCAAAAagataggcgaatgtggatgaTTTTGTTCACAGAATACAGCACAGGTGGCTCTAAGGAGAAAAGGCACCGGTAAAGATTGACTTTTGCACAAAATGATTCATCTTTACAAACAAATGATGCATCCAAACTAGAGTTAAATGTTTAACATCGGAGAGATACCGGTGGTAGAAATTTCAGAATGACTTGAATGCACTTTTCAGAAGATAGAACTTCCACACACTGTTTGTACAAATTACTTGAGTACACCACTTAGTCTCGCAGCATGCAGTTTTTATTGACGCTCACTGAATAGCTTTTTAAAATAATGCGCCATGGAGGTCTTGAATAAATAAATAGGTGGGCACACAGGCATTTCAAAGAGGAAGTGGTTCCATTACTCAGGTATCAGCTAAGGACATATGAGTTTGTTGAGGTAACTTCCATATTGGCAATGGAAGAAATGAAATTGCTGAGATCCACGACATTATTTCATCTTGATAACTTGCTCTGTCAAGTGACTGGTGACAAGGCCAGGTAGTCACAACCCTATGTTGAATGCCCTCAGACTCTTAGACAGAAGGGAGGGCACAATCACTTATCGCCCCAGAACAATGCACTGTGTCAAAGAGACTTGGCACGGTGGACACAACATTGTGCCAGGGTGTGAGTGCCATCCAAACTCCACCCACATACTGCATCAGCTTGACTGCTCCAACTTCTCAGCCAATGTCTAAAAAACGAAATGTGTTGCCACCAACACTTACAGTGTCTGTATGTTCCTGAGTGGGTCAAACGTTCCATTGGCGATTGAGACAATGTTGTTGTCATATAATGATCTGGAATGAAGAATGTCCAAGTGATGATATTGTAATAAGTCTGACACACCTGAAAGGACGAGCCAGCAGAGACCATCAGCAGCTCCAAAAAGCATTTATCTAAATAATCACTGAAGTATTTCAAGAAGTGTTAGGTCTGAGCAGCTGTGTCAATCTTTGCCTAACAACTGAAGCAATTTATTGAACCAAGAATCTTTGATACTTACAGCAGGTTGAGATTATGAAGATCTCCAAAGGCATCAACACGAACACAGGATATCTTGTTGGCATTCAGTAACCTTATATgagaaaaaaagttaattttgagtGCTTCAAATATTTTCGTCATCAACTAATGCACATTTTTTTATCAGCTGAAAGAGAAAAGGGTACCAGCATGTGTTTTCTCCTTTCTTATCTCCTTTTCTCAACTAACAAAATGAAAACTATCCTCAAATTCCTCATAAAGTGCTACCATTTCTTCGAGTCATACTTACAGTAGTTGCAGCGCAGACAGACCAGTGAATATCGTCGGTGGAAGGTCACCAATCTTGTTACCATACAAAACTCTGCAGTATGAAAAGTACACAATGAAGATCATATGCGACTGTCAACTACATCCTGACAAAATTCCCACAACTAGCTGCCTTGTGGGAGGCGTTCTAACTACCCAGAACCTGCATCTGGGAGCAGCTTCACAGTGACCAGGATAAACTATAGCAGATGAAAGCATCAGTTGCTAGAACAGGACTGACTATCCACGATTGAGAATACAGAAGACGTTCATGCCAGTATCAAAACTGATCTGGAGTCTACTATTCACTCATTATTGAAAGTAAGTTTCAAAACtaaaattgcatgaaaaattaCGAAGGGAAGTACACTTTTCACCAAGATACTTACAAAGAGTTCAGTGAGCGAAGACCAGCAAATGCATCTGGAGCCAAATAGGAGATCTGGTTGTTACTCAGGtcactgaaaagaaagaaattataTTGTCTATACCACGTATGGATTACTTGATATCATAAATAGTATAGTAGCTTCCTTTAAAATGCATGTATGTATGAGTGGACGAAATCCCTTGTTACTGATCAGAGGTTACATCAACTTATTTTGGCACGAGAAAGACTCCTTTCCAAGAGACCAAATTATACACCACTGGGAGCCAAACAATAGAAGATAAaactgataaataaacaaattatACACCACTGGGAGCCAAACCATAGAAGATAAAACTGATAAATAAACAACTTATAAACCACTGGGAGCCAAACAATAGAAGATAAAGCTGATAAATAAACAACTTATACACCACCGGGAGCCAAACAATAGAAGATAACGCTGATAAATAAACAACTTATACACCACCGGGAGCCAAACAATAGAAGATAAAACTGATAAATAAACAACTTATACACCACTGGGAGCCAAACCATAGAAGATAAAGTGATAAATAAACAACTTATACACCACTGGGAGCCAAACCATAGAAGATAAAACT is a genomic window containing:
- the LOC135489821 gene encoding slit homolog 2 protein-like isoform X2, whose amino-acid sequence is MAKYAVFLTLCLGAGLLPQSLVSGQEPPFSCPDACMCKGTSVDCSFRGLVEVPRDIDEKASRLDLQGNNITVLRRGDFVGLRNVKILQLLDNQIHAMEKGAFQDMVKLERLRLNRNRLTVIPDLTFATTSNLHRLDLSFNNLKVIGRKTLKGAPLLKNLQLDHNDLTCITEAAIKGLKDMEILTINNNRLTTLPRDIFSEMHKLRVTRIRENQLVCDCHLSWLAKWLRQHPTLALFTTCSAPHHHRGVEIAELQESDFTCNGVESPHPQECVSETVCPTECICTEGIVDCRDKGLTEIPENIPEIATELRLEQNQITMIPSKGFLPYKRLRRIDLSNNQISYLAPDAFAGLRSLNSLVLYGNKIGDLPPTIFTGLSALQLLLLNANKISCVRVDAFGDLHNLNLLSLYDNNIVSIANGTFDPLRNIQTLHLARNPFICDCNLRWLSEYLHSHPIETSGARCEEPKRMQRKKIGQIRHGKFKCSEMTKTKNAGSCNMENDCPKMCNCRGTLVDCSGKRLIRVPADIPSYATELSLADNEITKIENNGVFTRLKNLVKLNMKNNKIDTIEEGAFLGADNLQEVTLTENRLSTLNSAMFKGLTRIRTLMLRSNKISCINNDTLTDLKELRLLSLYDNQIRCIMKGSFERLKHLTTMNLLSNPLNCNCHLGWLADWLKGKKIVTGNPRCTAPQFLKDIPIQDLKMQDFTCDMPTNELGCHPGPAPCCTKDAVTNVENTCDRRAYCPPKCKCSGTAVRCSRQKFTEIPKDIPLDTTELYLDVNDITEIPAETFSRLTKLQSIDLSSNKIQSLTARVFSNQTTMHTLILSYNKLQCLDKTSFEGLKQLRVLSLHGNELSTIPYGSFKDLVALTHIALGGNPLYCDCNLKWLSDWVKKDYKEPGIASCAGPANMLEKLMLTTESKYFQCNDPPEDYVLAKCNICYTDPCKNGASCTLTGFKKYTCECTPGYHGHDCENEIDACYGNPCENGGTCEVVNDYGRFGCNCPNGFEGDRCETNINDCFGHKCENNATCVDLVNNYACSCPQGFSGIYCSDQINFCTDFNPCKLGAECIDLGNDYKCICSSGYNGKNCTEDIDDCQEHSCQNGATCVDGVSSYSCVCPDAFAGKYCEIAPVAPVVYAVGDGPAPCQNHDCQNGGVCYQPKGSKEYACKCSPGFDGKKCEKLTSISFRQKNAYAQLGALMVKPGTNLTFVLATKQGTGILLYHGKEKHIAIELFRGRIRISYDVGNYPVSTMFSYETVDDGEFHTVEISLIKTNVTLMIDGGRSRTIINEGKNEYLELDDEPTYIGGLPNVVKARALKKWHIRDGDSLKGCLKKVYIGGRLVDFVNAKLQHKMTPGCPVFDNPDPCKAHRCKYGKCRDNGKSYTCSCRRGYSGQFCEIEPNCKAMEYKEIYIDPKTGCKSRSKIRHRRCHGTCGNSCCKAKKIKTRRVRVFCDNGTNYIRQMPVIRKCGCKGCE